A stretch of the Salminus brasiliensis chromosome 19, fSalBra1.hap2, whole genome shotgun sequence genome encodes the following:
- the egr1 gene encoding early growth response protein 1 — translation MAVAKTELLPALQISDPLSFPHSPMDSYPKLEEMIMLNSAGTPFLNASAPEGTCFNSGEPGEQYDHLAGDTLPEIGLNCEKSLAEQSYSTQRLPPISYTGRFTLEPAANCSNSLWAEPLFSLVSGLVGINPPPASIPSSSASQATPSSTTSSSTPSSSSSSSSSSSSASGSSLSCSVHHSEPNPIYSAAPTYSSASPDIFPEPGSGFPSAVTSSSLPYPPPAYPGGKACSTSFPVPMIPDYLFPQQQGEISLVPPDQKPFQTQAGQQPSLTPLSTIKAFATQTGSQDLKGVYPSQLIKPGRVRKYPNRPSKTPPHERPYACPVETCDRRFSRSDELTRHIRIHTGQKPFQCRICMRNFSRSDHLTTHIRTHTGEKPFACEICGRKFARSDERKRHTKIHLRQKDKKAEKTAAAAAAVAQNTSITSVSISVPSPASSYPSPIASYPSPVSSFPSPVASCYSSPVHTSYPSPSIATTYPSVSSTFQTPVATSFPSSVASNIYSSPVTTPLPDMQAATLSPRTVDIC, via the exons ATGGCTGTAGCCAAGACGGAGCTCCTGCCTGCCCTGCAGATCTCGGACCCTCTGAGCTTCCCGCACTCGCCCATGGATAGCTACCCTAAGCTGGAGGAGATGATCATGCTCAACTCGGCGGGGACCCCCTTCCTGAACGCCTCCGCGCCCGAGGGCACATGCTTTAACTCCGGGGAACCGGGGGAGCAGTACGACCACCTGGCTGGAG ACACTCTTCCAGAAATCGGCTTGAACTGCGAGAAGTCCCTGGCTGAGCAGAGTTACTCCACCCAGAGGCTGCCCCCCATCTCCTACACGGGGCGCTTCACCCTCGAACCTGCCGCcaactgcagcaacagcctATGGGCGGAGCCTCTCTTCAGCCTGGTCAGCGGCTTGGTGGGCATCAACCCGCCCCCTGCCTCAATTCCCTCCTCTTCGGCTTCCCAGGCCACTCCTTCGTCGACCACTTCGTCTTCCAccccctcttcttcctcttcttcttcgtcCTCGTCCTCGTCAGCGTCTGGCTCGAGCCTGAGCTGCTCTGTCCATCACAGTGAGCCCAACCCCATCTACTCGGCTGCGCCCACCTACTCCAGCGCCAGCCCTGACATCTTCCCCGAGCCAGGCTCCGGCTTCCCCTCGGCAGTGACCAGCAGCTCCTTGCCGTACCCACCCCCAGCCTACCCTGGCGGCAAGGCATGCAGCACCAGCTTCCCCGTCCCCATGATCCCTGACTACCTGTTCCCCCAGCAGCAGGGCGAAATCAGCCTGGTGCCACCCGACCAGAAGCCCTTTCAGACACAGGCGGGCCAGCAGCCTTCCCTCACGCCGCTGTCCACCATCAAGGCCTTTGCCACACAGACCGGCTCTCAGGACCTGAAGGGGGTCTACCCGTCGCAGCTGATCAAGCCTGGCCGCGTCCGCAAGTATCCCAACAGGCCGAGTAAGACACCCCCTCACGAGCGGCCCTACGCCTGCCCCGTGGAGACGTGTGACCGGCGCTTCTCCCGCTCTGACGAGCTGACGCGCCACATCCGCATCCACACAGGCCAGAAGCCCTTCCAGTGCCGCATCTGCATGCGCAACTTCAGCCGCAGCGACCACCTGACCACACACATTCGCACTCACACAGGCGAGAAGCCCTTCGCCTGCGAGATCTGCGGCCGCAAGTTCGCCCGCAGCGACGAGCGCAAACGCCACACCAAGATCCACCTGCGGCAGAAGGACAAGAAGGCGGAGAAGACGGCTGCTGCCGCCGCTGCCGTGGCCCagaacacctccatcacctcaGTCTCCATCTCTGTCCCCTCACCTGCGTCCAGCTACCCCTCTCCCATCGCCTCCTACCCTTCCCCGGTCTCCTCCTTCCCCTCCCCAGTGGCCTCCTGCTACTCCTCTCCAGTCCACACCTCCTACCCTTCCCCATCAATCGCCACCACCTACCCCTCAGTCTCCAGCACCTTCCAGACACCAGTGGCCACCTCCTTCCCCTCCTCCGTGGCAAGCAACATCTACAGCTCACCCGTCACCACCCCACTTCCCGACATGCAGGCAGCCACGCTCTCCCCACGGACAGTAGACATCTGCTGA